One sulfur-oxidizing endosymbiont of Gigantopelta aegis genomic region harbors:
- the dinB gene encoding DNA polymerase IV, protein MKKIIHIDMDAFFASVEQRDKPSLRGKPVVVGGQPDSRGVVAAASYEARQYGIHSAMSCSQAYRKCHQTVFIKPRFDAYKAVSAQIRRIFLDYTDTIEPLSLDEAYLDVTDNKKQQASATIIAEQIRRDIYQQTGLTASAGVSYNKFLAKTASDINKPNGIKVILPEEGEAFVAKLPIGQFYGVGKVTEKKMQQLGIQTGKDLKEKSLEFLKQHFKSSANYFYNVSRGIDERPVKGHRSPRKSLSNETTFAHDIDDIKELKSYLRQLAEEVADDLQQQNLMGKTITLKVKYDNFEQVTRSQTFPQALNDEKQIYRICKNLLRNTDAGLRKVRLLGVGLSSFNHQASEQVQQMEFQFV, encoded by the coding sequence GTGAAAAAGATCATTCATATTGATATGGACGCATTTTTTGCTTCGGTAGAACAAAGAGATAAGCCCTCGCTACGCGGTAAGCCTGTGGTGGTCGGTGGTCAGCCTGATAGTCGGGGTGTGGTGGCTGCTGCGAGTTATGAGGCACGTCAGTATGGTATTCACTCTGCTATGTCATGTTCTCAGGCCTATCGAAAATGTCACCAGACGGTTTTTATTAAGCCTCGCTTTGATGCATACAAAGCTGTATCAGCCCAGATTAGACGTATTTTTTTAGATTATACCGATACCATAGAGCCATTATCTTTAGATGAAGCTTACCTGGATGTGACGGATAATAAAAAACAACAAGCATCAGCCACAATCATCGCAGAGCAAATTAGACGTGATATTTACCAGCAGACAGGTCTGACCGCCTCTGCCGGTGTGTCTTACAATAAGTTTCTGGCCAAAACGGCTTCTGATATTAATAAGCCTAACGGTATTAAAGTTATTTTGCCTGAAGAGGGTGAGGCCTTTGTTGCTAAACTGCCTATTGGTCAATTTTATGGGGTTGGTAAAGTCACCGAAAAGAAGATGCAGCAGTTAGGTATCCAGACAGGAAAAGACTTAAAAGAGAAATCATTAGAGTTTCTTAAACAGCATTTTAAAAGTTCAGCGAATTATTTCTACAATGTTTCCAGAGGCATTGATGAACGACCGGTAAAAGGGCATAGAAGTCCTAGAAAGTCGCTGAGTAATGAAACGACTTTTGCCCATGATATTGATGACATAAAAGAATTGAAAAGCTATTTGCGACAATTAGCCGAAGAAGTTGCAGACGATTTACAACAGCAGAACTTAATGGGTAAAACGATAACGCTCAAAGTGAAGTACGATAATTTTGAGCAGGTGACTCGTAGTCAGACTTTTCCGCAGGCGCTTAATGATGAGAAACAAATATACCGTATTTGCAAAAATCTGTTGAGGAATACGGATGCGGGTCTAAGAAAAGTGCGTTTGTTGGGAGTGGGTCTTTCATCCTTTAACCATCAGGCATCAGAACAAGTGCAACAGATGGAATTTCAATTTGTTTGA
- a CDS encoding transposase, translated as MIDDKQLKKFSNKKLKDIKEKLSKTDVIDMDIQWEEKDKIINCRMIVSWNPVANYFQYLTTNLPRDTFSPEHIIEAYRLRWQIELMFKEWKSFANLRTFVTEKSHC; from the coding sequence CTGATCGATGATAAACAGCTTAAGAAATTTTCAAATAAAAAGCTCAAAGACATAAAAGAAAAATTATCTAAAACTGATGTAATTGATATGGATATTCAATGGGAAGAAAAAGATAAAATAATTAATTGCCGAATGATTGTTAGTTGGAACCCCGTGGCCAATTACTTTCAATATTTAACGACAAATTTGCCACGAGATACATTTTCACCAGAACATATTATTGAAGCGTACCGACTTCGCTGGCAAATTGAGTTGATGTTTAAAGAATGGAAATCATTTGCCAATCTGAGGACATTTGTCACTGAAAAAAGCCATTGTTGA
- a CDS encoding DUF1778 domain-containing protein yields the protein MSITRFDMRLDDAIKLKAEKAAALLGLKSLTEYVSKLMDEDASRVISQHETITLENDVFDRFVKACDSAGSPNQALKDALELTKKSGIK from the coding sequence ATGTCAATAACACGGTTTGATATGAGATTGGATGATGCTATTAAGTTAAAAGCAGAAAAAGCTGCTGCATTGCTTGGTTTAAAAAGCCTTACAGAATATGTTTCTAAGTTAATGGATGAAGATGCTTCAAGAGTTATTAGTCAACATGAAACGATAACCCTTGAAAATGATGTGTTTGATCGGTTTGTAAAAGCTTGTGATAGTGCTGGTAGCCCGAACCAGGCATTGAAAGATGCTTTGGAATTGACCAAAAAATCTGGCATTAAATGA
- a CDS encoding DUF2956 domain-containing protein: MAKNKPVLPASPETIDTAMKIAKANQKLNQTKEQTKLIALGIQKGIAEYKKQQKGKVRELNRLKKKITHQHSALHGSLHGSLHSPETESLADDTIQGKTQWLPWTLLILSWLLMALFIFSGNRLN; this comes from the coding sequence ATGGCGAAAAACAAACCAGTGCTGCCAGCATCACCCGAAACAATCGATACGGCAATGAAAATTGCCAAAGCTAATCAGAAGCTAAATCAGACCAAAGAGCAAACTAAATTAATTGCTCTGGGGATCCAGAAAGGGATTGCTGAGTATAAAAAACAGCAAAAGGGCAAAGTGCGTGAACTGAACAGGTTAAAAAAGAAAATTACTCATCAGCATAGCGCTTTACACGGTTCTTTACACGGCTCTTTACACAGCCCTGAGACAGAATCATTGGCTGATGATACGATTCAAGGTAAAACCCAATGGTTGCCTTGGACTTTATTAATATTGAGTTGGCTATTAATGGCGCTATTTATATTTTCTGGAAACAGACTGAACTAA
- a CDS encoding IS30 family transposase — translation MRTYKQLTQEQRYYISTEIKNGISQSKIAQAIEVSKSTICREIKRNAGLRGYRFKQAQEKAVKRRYNASKAIKMTDDMIALIDEKLSQHQWSPEQISGWLLNDKMLLLSHERIYQHIWDDKKQGGDLHQYLRRQGKKYQKRGSNGKSSRGQIINRISIDDRPKIVDDKRRVGDWEIDTVIGKGHSGALVTIVERKTLYTLVARVNGKQVDWVTQATIQLLKPFKDRLHSITADNGKEFAYHEQVSKALDTAFYFAHPYSSWERGLNENTNGLIRQYFPKDTDFKEVTDKEVYNMMEKLNNRPRKALGFQTPFQAMKKSFARTGTSCVALQS, via the coding sequence ATGAGAACTTACAAGCAATTGACACAAGAACAAAGATACTACATTTCGACTGAGATTAAAAATGGCATTTCCCAGTCTAAAATTGCTCAGGCGATTGAGGTGAGTAAATCTACTATATGCCGTGAAATTAAACGCAACGCTGGTTTACGTGGCTATCGATTTAAGCAAGCTCAAGAAAAAGCCGTTAAGCGTCGCTACAATGCTTCTAAAGCAATTAAAATGACGGATGACATGATTGCCCTTATTGATGAAAAGCTTTCACAGCACCAGTGGAGTCCTGAACAGATATCAGGTTGGTTACTGAATGACAAAATGCTACTTCTTAGCCATGAACGTATTTATCAACACATATGGGATGATAAGAAGCAAGGTGGTGATTTACATCAGTATTTAAGGCGTCAGGGAAAGAAATACCAAAAGCGTGGTAGTAACGGTAAAAGCAGTCGAGGACAAATAATTAATCGAATTTCCATTGATGACCGTCCTAAGATTGTTGATGATAAACGTCGTGTTGGTGACTGGGAAATTGATACAGTGATCGGTAAAGGACACAGTGGTGCTCTGGTCACGATTGTAGAAAGAAAAACGCTTTACACATTAGTAGCAAGAGTGAATGGCAAACAGGTTGATTGGGTGACACAAGCAACAATACAATTGCTTAAACCCTTTAAAGACAGGCTTCATAGTATTACCGCAGACAATGGCAAAGAGTTTGCTTATCATGAGCAGGTAAGCAAAGCTCTTGATACAGCATTTTATTTTGCCCACCCTTATTCTTCATGGGAGCGAGGGTTAAATGAAAATACTAATGGACTGATTAGACAATATTTTCCTAAAGATACAGACTTTAAAGAAGTGACTGATAAAGAGGTTTACAACATGATGGAAAAACTTAATAATAGACCTAGAAAGGCACTCGGCTTTCAAACACCATTCCAGGCAATGAAAAAATCATTTGCAAGAACTGGAACTTCCTGCGTTGCACTTCAGAGTTGA
- a CDS encoding ABC transporter permease — protein sequence MFYQILAVALKEFQAILRDKQSRLVLIGPPIAQLLIFGYAATFDLNNIPVAIYNQDNSQMSRELVSKIEGSPHFEMVKTITKNSEIAPLILNKKALMVVHINADFMHQQITENGAHIQVIVDGRNSNTALLALNYIRSIVINFNQNQLANDGKAPLPAVLKVRSWFNPNLISRWFIIPGIVALMTLVVPLIVTALSVAREREAGTFDQILVTPLHPVHILIGKSIPGVMIGLIEGSVIMLFTVLWFEIPFLGNLGALYIGLVLFLLSTVGIGLMISSLSATQQQGLMGAFLFLVPAVILSGFATPIENMPALVQDLTYLNPMRYFLIIVRGVYLEGNSYADLMNLYWPMALIGLTSLTFAGWLFKHRMY from the coding sequence ATGTTCTATCAAATATTAGCCGTTGCCCTGAAAGAATTTCAGGCTATTTTACGTGATAAACAAAGTCGTTTGGTGTTAATTGGTCCACCTATTGCTCAATTACTCATTTTTGGTTATGCCGCTACCTTTGATTTAAATAATATTCCAGTGGCTATTTATAATCAGGACAATTCACAAATGTCTCGTGAACTGGTCAGTAAAATTGAAGGGAGTCCGCATTTTGAAATGGTTAAGACAATAACTAAAAATTCTGAAATTGCTCCTTTGATTCTTAATAAAAAAGCCTTGATGGTTGTCCACATCAATGCAGATTTTATGCATCAACAGATCACAGAAAATGGTGCTCATATTCAGGTCATAGTTGATGGTAGAAACTCAAATACCGCTCTACTTGCTTTAAATTATATTCGCTCTATTGTGATTAATTTTAATCAAAATCAATTGGCCAATGATGGGAAAGCGCCATTACCAGCGGTTCTTAAAGTTCGCTCATGGTTTAATCCCAATTTAATATCCCGGTGGTTTATCATTCCAGGTATTGTAGCACTGATGACATTAGTTGTTCCTTTAATTGTCACTGCATTATCAGTCGCCAGAGAACGAGAAGCAGGTACTTTTGATCAAATATTAGTAACCCCACTTCATCCTGTACATATATTGATCGGTAAATCCATTCCAGGGGTAATGATAGGCCTCATTGAAGGCAGTGTGATTATGTTGTTCACTGTATTATGGTTTGAAATTCCCTTTCTTGGAAATTTAGGTGCGCTCTATATTGGTTTGGTATTATTTCTATTGTCCACCGTGGGCATCGGTTTAATGATTTCATCTTTATCCGCCACACAACAACAAGGTTTGATGGGGGCTTTTTTATTTTTAGTGCCAGCGGTTATTTTATCCGGCTTTGCCACCCCCATCGAAAACATGCCCGCTTTAGTTCAAGACCTGACTTACTTGAATCCAATGAGGTATTTCCTCATTATTGTGCGTGGAGTCTATCTTGAAGGCAACTCATATGCTGACCTGATGAATCTATACTGGCCAATGGCACTGATAGGATTAACTAGCCTCACATTTGCTGGCTGGTTATTTAAACATCGCATGTATTAG
- a CDS encoding ABC transporter permease has protein sequence MTDNKIQSETKSFNLQRLSGMIRKESLQIVRDPSSIAIAFVLPVILLLLFGYGVSLDAKQIPIGFVIETSDTQPQSFESLFKHSDYFSPSYYSTIHDAKQAMDKRQISSILWLKNNFTEQLMSGGNAPIELIVNGVDANQARITEGYIQAVWQIWLKNKAIQNKQIMTIPVDMDYRIWFNSALKSRNYLVPGLIAVIMTLIGAMLTAMVVSREWERGTMEAILVTPIHISEFILGKLIPYFILGMGGMLLSVAMAYWLFDVPFRGSFWVLFVASALFMLTCLGMGLLISTTTRSQFVAGEISILVSFLPAFILSGFIFDINSMPTVIQWITYLVPARYYVDIIQSIFLAGNVWSIILINCAYLILMSIIFFTLIVKKSHKRLE, from the coding sequence ATGACTGATAATAAAATCCAATCAGAAACCAAATCATTTAACCTCCAGCGTCTCAGTGGTATGATCCGCAAAGAATCATTACAAATTGTCCGTGATCCCTCCAGTATTGCTATTGCATTTGTTTTACCTGTCATACTGCTATTGTTATTTGGTTATGGCGTTTCACTCGATGCCAAACAAATTCCCATTGGTTTTGTTATTGAAACATCGGATACGCAGCCCCAATCTTTTGAAAGCCTATTTAAACATTCAGATTACTTTTCACCATCGTATTACTCTACTATTCATGATGCAAAACAAGCAATGGATAAGCGACAAATATCCTCTATTCTCTGGCTGAAAAATAATTTTACTGAGCAACTAATGTCTGGTGGTAATGCGCCTATTGAACTCATTGTAAATGGTGTGGATGCTAATCAAGCACGAATCACAGAAGGCTATATTCAGGCAGTTTGGCAGATCTGGTTAAAAAACAAAGCAATTCAGAATAAACAAATTATGACGATACCAGTCGATATGGACTATCGTATCTGGTTTAATTCTGCTTTAAAAAGCCGTAATTACCTTGTGCCTGGTTTAATTGCTGTCATTATGACTCTGATAGGTGCAATGCTCACAGCAATGGTGGTTTCTCGTGAGTGGGAACGCGGCACTATGGAGGCAATTTTAGTTACACCAATACATATTAGTGAATTTATCCTAGGTAAACTAATTCCCTATTTTATTTTAGGAATGGGTGGTATGTTATTGTCAGTAGCAATGGCTTATTGGTTATTTGATGTGCCTTTCAGAGGAAGTTTCTGGGTTTTGTTTGTTGCTTCTGCTCTGTTTATGCTGACCTGTTTGGGGATGGGATTATTAATTTCAACCACGACAAGAAGTCAGTTTGTTGCCGGAGAAATTTCAATTTTAGTAAGCTTCTTACCCGCCTTTATTCTTTCCGGCTTTATTTTTGACATTAATTCTATGCCGACAGTTATTCAGTGGATCACCTATCTGGTGCCTGCACGCTATTACGTCGATATTATTCAAAGCATTTTTTTAGCAGGCAATGTGTGGTCTATCATATTAATAAATTGCGCATATTTAATTCTGATGTCAATTATATTTTTTACTTTGATTGTGAAAAAATCTCACAAGCGTTTGGAGTGA
- a CDS encoding IS3 family transposase, giving the protein MAEKGVHISRRRIGRLMKKAGLFCKTKRRFKATTNSKHNKRISPNLLEREFTVSQPDRYYVGDITYISIVDMRFKRTPWNTGRICPMLKIFLRH; this is encoded by the coding sequence CTGGCTGAAAAAGGCGTTCATATAAGCCGCCGGAGAATTGGTCGATTAATGAAAAAAGCCGGTTTGTTTTGTAAAACGAAGAGACGCTTTAAAGCGACGACTAATTCCAAGCATAATAAGCGTATATCTCCAAATTTACTGGAAAGAGAGTTTACTGTCTCTCAACCTGATCGCTACTATGTGGGTGATATTACCTATATCAGTATCGTTGATATGCGGTTTAAGCGCACGCCATGGAATACCGGACGTATTTGCCCAATGCTGAAAATTTTTCTCCGTCACTGA
- a CDS encoding helix-turn-helix domain-containing protein yields the protein MFLPELGQNIRLARKKQFPRDNMKDFSLRVGISRATYQKMEKGDLSVSLKYYYKTAKLLGVENDFSQLFLLKASLFDD from the coding sequence ATGTTTCTTCCTGAACTGGGACAAAATATCCGTCTCGCTCGAAAAAAACAGTTTCCACGGGATAATATGAAAGATTTTTCATTGCGTGTTGGTATTAGTCGTGCCACTTATCAAAAGATGGAAAAAGGTGATTTATCAGTCAGTTTAAAATATTATTATAAAACTGCTAAATTACTGGGAGTGGAAAATGACTTCAGTCAGTTATTCCTGTTAAAGGCAAGTTTATTTGATGACTAA
- a CDS encoding HipA N-terminal domain-containing protein, protein MGFRYTEAYREHSHAFALDPVQLPLISNEIEFHCAGGMPGILDDYLPDAWGRKVLAMLSFYREQRKLDRHSAIDVLSQLSNSRIGALQWTKPGEEPDYGMGCDIQFIERA, encoded by the coding sequence ATGGGGTTTCGCTACACAGAAGCGTATCGAGAACACTCACATGCATTTGCTTTAGATCCTGTGCAACTGCCACTGATTTCTAATGAAATAGAATTTCACTGTGCAGGTGGTATGCCTGGCATACTGGATGATTATTTACCTGATGCATGGGGACGTAAAGTTTTGGCTATGCTGTCTTTTTATAGGGAGCAACGCAAATTGGATAGGCATAGCGCCATTGATGTGTTATCCCAGTTGAGTAATAGTCGTATTGGTGCTCTTCAATGGACAAAGCCGGGTGAAGAGCCAGATTATGGTATGGGTTGTGATATACAGTTTATTGAACGTGCATAA
- a CDS encoding ATP-binding protein, with protein MINPLENLKRLYQLKLKQKLPAYKRYLFEDLANSPAKITAIYGSRGIGKTTLLMQLLQASDVPQQSKLYISCDHASFTDLSLFDFVDEFSKRGGEIIAIDEIHEANNFEQELKSIYDFLDIKIIFTGSSALHLTSPDFARRYSMYHLYPLSLREYLELSLNIKLHSYPLNEIWAHHEELASAIIQSLPNKKPLKYFDEFMNVGSYPFYFEDPNKYTDRIIETINTILHTDLSKIFSIQPDKIDVLKKLLLTVCVSKPLELSIEKLASRVGITKSTLYKYISYLNDAELIRHITHEGKRFAAIRKPDKLYLANSNLFNALCINSNAGTKRETFFASMLAVNHTLHYIQKGDFLINEKYTVEIGGKNKGYAQIKDMPNAFIVADDIEIGFSNKIPLWLFGFLY; from the coding sequence ATGATAAACCCATTAGAAAATTTAAAAAGACTCTATCAGCTTAAACTTAAGCAAAAACTCCCGGCTTATAAACGCTATTTATTTGAGGATTTAGCTAATTCTCCAGCCAAAATAACCGCTATATATGGTAGTAGAGGCATTGGCAAAACCACTTTGCTCATGCAATTACTCCAGGCATCTGATGTACCTCAACAGAGTAAACTCTATATTTCTTGCGATCACGCCAGTTTTACTGACCTCTCATTATTTGACTTTGTTGATGAATTCAGTAAAAGAGGCGGTGAAATCATTGCGATTGATGAAATACATGAAGCCAACAATTTTGAGCAAGAATTAAAATCCATTTATGATTTTTTAGACATCAAAATTATTTTTACCGGCTCCTCAGCATTACACCTCACAAGCCCTGATTTTGCCAGACGTTATTCAATGTATCATTTGTATCCTTTATCCTTAAGGGAATACCTAGAGCTTAGCCTCAATATCAAACTCCATTCCTATCCACTCAATGAAATCTGGGCGCATCATGAAGAGTTAGCCAGTGCGATTATTCAGTCACTACCCAATAAAAAGCCTTTGAAATATTTTGATGAGTTCATGAATGTCGGCAGTTACCCCTTCTATTTTGAGGATCCTAATAAATATACTGATAGAATTATTGAAACAATCAATACTATTTTACATACCGACTTAAGTAAAATATTTTCAATCCAACCAGATAAAATTGATGTGCTAAAAAAATTACTCTTAACCGTTTGTGTTTCCAAACCACTGGAATTATCCATTGAAAAACTGGCCTCCCGGGTTGGCATCACCAAATCAACATTATATAAATATATAAGTTACTTAAATGATGCTGAACTTATCAGGCACATCACCCATGAAGGGAAACGATTTGCAGCCATTAGAAAACCCGACAAACTCTATCTTGCCAATAGCAATCTTTTTAATGCCCTATGCATTAATAGTAATGCAGGCACAAAAAGAGAAACTTTTTTTGCCTCAATGTTAGCGGTCAATCATACTCTACACTATATTCAAAAAGGTGATTTTTTAATCAATGAGAAATATACGGTTGAAATCGGTGGAAAAAACAAAGGCTATGCACAAATAAAAGATATGCCAAATGCATTCATTGTAGCAGATGATATTGAGATAGGCTTTAGCAATAAAATCCCACTTTGGTTGTTTGGCTTTTTATATTGA
- a CDS encoding HipA domain-containing protein, with amino-acid sequence MDTPESLSDHLDEVSLLYLANAGTGVGGARPKALVYESGTPYLAKFNRAINNTDDHERNFSLIHDGEGYCMAPAYDIVPSLVIGAYPVAGYQYSPTAPKPSEVTKKGKIFGLPKTIVKQIADEVINSVEQWQNWAQQYNVSDEDISSVYKVLQV; translated from the coding sequence GTGGATACCCCTGAATCACTATCAGACCATCTTGATGAAGTCAGTTTACTCTATTTAGCGAATGCGGGAACAGGGGTAGGGGGAGCAAGGCCTAAGGCTTTAGTTTATGAGAGCGGAACGCCTTATTTGGCTAAATTTAATCGCGCAATTAATAACACCGATGATCATGAAAGAAACTTCAGCTTAATTCATGATGGTGAGGGATATTGTATGGCACCTGCCTATGATATTGTGCCTTCATTGGTAATAGGTGCTTATCCGGTTGCAGGGTATCAATACAGCCCAACAGCACCCAAACCAAGTGAAGTTACAAAAAAAGGCAAAATCTTTGGCTTACCAAAAACAATTGTTAAACAAATTGCAGATGAAGTGATAAATTCTGTTGAGCAATGGCAGAATTGGGCGCAGCAATATAACGTATCAGATGAAGATATTAGTAGCGTATATAAAGTGTTACAAGTTTGA
- a CDS encoding GNAT family N-acetyltransferase yields MTSTSWSEKFIELDKTKHDRVSFDCGELELNHFIKTQALKHMKAGVSRTMILPSASLLPNGKYSICSFYTIAPSSINRNTLPESIAKKLPHYPIPVFLFAQLAVHKNEQSNGLGKITLIKALEYLYEVNSYMRAFAIIVDCLNPNAEKFYLKFGFEELYPNQGRTRLFLPMKKVAELFSSEG; encoded by the coding sequence ATGACATCTACATCTTGGTCAGAAAAATTTATTGAGTTGGACAAAACCAAACATGACAGGGTTTCGTTTGATTGTGGTGAATTGGAATTAAATCATTTTATCAAAACTCAGGCATTGAAGCATATGAAGGCTGGAGTCAGTAGGACGATGATATTACCTTCTGCTTCTCTATTACCTAACGGTAAATATTCAATATGTTCATTTTATACCATTGCCCCCAGTTCAATTAACCGAAACACACTGCCTGAAAGTATTGCAAAAAAGCTACCTCATTATCCGATTCCAGTATTTCTTTTTGCCCAGTTAGCTGTTCATAAAAATGAGCAAAGTAATGGGCTAGGTAAAATAACTTTGATTAAAGCCTTAGAATATTTGTATGAGGTTAATTCATATATGCGTGCTTTTGCTATTATTGTTGACTGTCTAAACCCTAATGCTGAGAAATTTTATTTAAAATTTGGTTTTGAAGAATTATATCCAAATCAAGGCAGAACTCGCCTATTTCTTCCAATGAAAAAAGTGGCTGAATTATTTTCGTCTGAAGGGTGA
- the eno gene encoding phosphopyruvate hydratase codes for MKQAKISSIQAMEILDSRGNPTVRVFIELDDGTTSVASVPSGASTGENEAIELRDQDTSRYAGKGVLKAVANVNEKLSPALFGMTVTEQSLIDQTMIDLDGTDNKSNLGANAILGISMAVARAAAKSVRLPLYQYLGGAGAKRLTIPCMNIINGGEHSDNNVDIQEFMAVPIGAPTFREGLRYVAETFHVLKKILKKRGLATSVGDEGGFAPDVASNEDALETIIQAIEQAGYKPGEDIAIALDSAANSFAVDMKGAYDLKWSGAGKMQSSDLISLAKDWVKKYPIVLWEDPLAEGDWAGFKQFTQELGDKIEVVGDDIFVTNTQYIQRGIEQGIANSALIKLNQIGTVSESIEAVRMCRDAGWRYFISHRSGETEDTFLADFAVAMDGGHLKSGSASRSERIAKYNRLLEIERELGVSAQYYW; via the coding sequence ATGAAACAGGCAAAGATCAGCTCTATTCAAGCCATGGAAATATTAGACTCACGGGGAAACCCAACCGTTAGGGTTTTTATTGAGCTGGATGATGGGACGACATCTGTGGCTTCGGTACCTTCCGGGGCCAGTACTGGAGAAAATGAAGCCATTGAGTTGAGGGATCAAGATACCAGTCGCTATGCTGGTAAAGGGGTGCTAAAAGCAGTTGCTAATGTCAATGAAAAACTGTCACCGGCTTTATTCGGTATGACCGTTACGGAGCAATCCTTAATTGATCAGACTATGATCGATCTGGATGGTACAGATAATAAATCAAATTTGGGTGCTAATGCTATTTTGGGCATTTCAATGGCAGTAGCCAGAGCTGCAGCCAAGTCTGTTCGACTGCCTTTGTATCAATATCTTGGCGGAGCCGGTGCAAAAAGATTGACCATTCCCTGTATGAATATTATTAATGGTGGTGAACACTCTGATAATAATGTTGATATTCAGGAGTTTATGGCTGTTCCTATTGGAGCGCCCACCTTTAGGGAAGGTCTGCGCTATGTGGCAGAAACATTTCATGTTCTGAAAAAAATATTAAAGAAGCGTGGTCTGGCTACCAGTGTGGGTGATGAGGGTGGTTTTGCACCGGATGTGGCCAGTAATGAAGATGCTTTAGAAACTATCATTCAAGCGATAGAACAGGCAGGCTATAAACCCGGTGAAGATATTGCCATTGCATTAGACAGTGCGGCAAATTCTTTTGCGGTGGACATGAAGGGAGCTTATGATCTGAAATGGTCCGGTGCGGGAAAAATGCAAAGCAGTGATTTAATTTCACTGGCTAAAGACTGGGTGAAAAAATACCCGATTGTACTTTGGGAAGATCCTCTGGCTGAAGGTGACTGGGCTGGTTTCAAACAGTTTACCCAGGAACTGGGCGATAAAATTGAAGTAGTAGGTGATGATATCTTTGTCACCAATACTCAATATATACAGCGTGGTATTGAGCAGGGAATCGCTAACTCAGCACTGATAAAACTGAATCAAATTGGCACGGTGTCGGAATCTATTGAAGCGGTAAGAATGTGTCGTGATGCTGGTTGGCGTTATTTTATTTCACATCGTTCCGGTGAAACAGAAGATACTTTTCTGGCCGACTTTGCCGTTGCAATGGATGGTGGTCACTTGAAATCTGGTTCAGCCAGTCGTAGTGAGCGTATTGCTAAATACAATCGATTGTTGGAAATTGAAAGGGAATTGGGTGTTTCGGCACAGTATTACTGGTAA